In SAR324 cluster bacterium, the sequence CAAGAATAATTCAACCTTATCTACTGGGATTCTCCCTCCCTCCCCTTTGACGCGAATCTTCTTACTAGGCCTGTCCTCTTCATACGATATTTTGAGTTTCGCCAGCGCATCAATCATTCTCCGCACGTCATCACTGTCGAGCAAATTTTCAATACAAGTTTCACCTTCTGAAAGCATTGCGAGCAATAGGACTCGGTTGGATAAGCTCTTCGAGCCGGGTAGCGTGATGCTTCCAGAAATCCTGCGAATTGGATCAAGTCGAAGTTGCTCAGTCATGCACTCTGTCGAATCTTTTTCTCGATAAAAAACTCTGCTGCTTTGTAGGAACTCCTTACTAAAGGACCGGAAGCAACATACAAAAATCCCATTTCCTCTCCAATTTTTTTGAAATCCTCAAACTCTTCAGGAGTGACAAATCTTTCAACAGCAAGATGCTTCAGTGTTGGTTGTAAGTATTGACCTAAAGTCAAGAAACTCACACCAACCGCTCTCATATCACACATTGCCTCAACAACCTCTTCTTTGGTTTCACCCAAGCCGAGCATTATAGAAGATTTTGTGTACCTATTTTCAGAACTCTTATCTTGAAGATATTTTAGTACCGAAAGAGATTGATCATAGGTAGCTCTTGTATCCCGCACCCTTGGCGTCAATCGACGGATTGTCTCCAGATTATGAGCCAAGACAGCAGCTTGTGAATCAATAACTTGCTGAACCAAGTTTAGTTCACCACGAAAATCAGGCATCAGGATTTCGATCAATAAATTGGGATTTGCCTTTTGTGTTGACCGGATACAGCGAGCAATGTGACCAGCACCCTGATCTTCCAAATCATCCCGATCTACCGTGGTCAGAACAACATATCCTAACTTCATCTGAAGGATAGTTTCAGCCAATTTCAGGGGTTCCTTCATGTCCAGTGGGCTTGGTTTTTTTTCAGTTTTCACAGAACAAAATCGGCAGCCTCTAGTACAGGTATCACCCATGACCATGAAGGTCGCAGTTCCACTATTCCAGCATTCCCCGATGTTTGGGCAACGAGCTTCTTCACACACTGTACTCAGGGCCAGTTTTCTTGCCTGACTTTCAATCCAATGAAATCTCTCGCCAGATGGGAACTTAACTTTCAGCCAGGAAGGTTTGGGAAGCCGATCGTGCCGTTTCCGAAAATTCAGTTTCTCTAATATAGCTGTCATGGTCTTAGACGGAGATTGATATTAAAAGAAGATTAATCTTTAACTTTTTTGGCGTCTTCTTCAGTGCGCGCTTCCTCAAGAAATTCCTGTTGCATTTTCCCAAAGTCATCAAGGTGACCTGCATGAGGTGAATAGTAAATATTCAAGTTGCCCCGGTCAGTATCTTCCCAGAATGTCGGGCCAGAGAATCGCAACCTAGCGAAGATGATTTTCATATTCCTCAGAAATACTTCTTCACCAAGCAGATTCCGATCCTGCAATGTGTCTTTGGCAATTACTCGAGCTCTTGTCGTATCCCCTTTGTCCATGTAGTGCAAAGCCAAGCCGATATGCAGGAGACGTATTCCATGAGAATTGGTGAAAAATGCAACCAATTGTTCCCTTTCAGAACCAGTTGGGTTGTCCAGCAGGAGAAAGGATTTTAGTAATGTGTCATGTACCTCTTGATCCCAATTGAGTTCATCAATGCGAATCATGATTTTCTGCATTTCTGTCGCAATCACATCCAAGATGAATCCCACTGCTGGTGATTGGCGAACTGCCTTAAAACATTCTGCATT encodes:
- the lipA gene encoding lipoyl synthase; translation: MTAILEKLNFRKRHDRLPKPSWLKVKFPSGERFHWIESQARKLALSTVCEEARCPNIGECWNSGTATFMVMGDTCTRGCRFCSVKTEKKPSPLDMKEPLKLAETILQMKLGYVVLTTVDRDDLEDQGAGHIARCIRSTQKANPNLLIEILMPDFRGELNLVQQVIDSQAAVLAHNLETIRRLTPRVRDTRATYDQSLSVLKYLQDKSSENRYTKSSIMLGLGETKEEVVEAMCDMRAVGVSFLTLGQYLQPTLKHLAVERFVTPEEFEDFKKIGEEMGFLYVASGPLVRSSYKAAEFFIEKKIRQSA